The proteins below are encoded in one region of Ephemeroptericola cinctiostellae:
- a CDS encoding VOC family protein: MKINRMTVVTLGVADLQRATDFYREVLTVSPNTSHGGVTFFEMQGVWLSLFPLVELAKDIAPHVPADPVSFGGFTLAHNARSKDEVTAILNRVEAHGGRIAKAAADTFWGGFGGYFADPDGHYWEVVYGDMFKFDAQGGLLPSSAAE; this comes from the coding sequence ATGAAAATCAATCGCATGACGGTGGTGACTTTGGGCGTGGCCGACTTGCAGCGTGCGACAGATTTTTACCGCGAAGTGCTGACGGTGTCGCCGAACACATCGCATGGTGGTGTGACCTTTTTTGAGATGCAAGGGGTGTGGTTGTCGTTGTTTCCATTGGTTGAATTGGCGAAGGACATTGCGCCTCATGTGCCAGCAGATCCTGTGTCATTTGGTGGTTTCACGTTGGCGCACAATGCGCGCAGCAAAGATGAGGTCACGGCGATTTTGAACCGAGTGGAGGCGCATGGTGGGCGCATTGCCAAGGCCGCTGCGGATACTTTTTGGGGTGGTTTTGGCGGTTATTTTGCTGATCCAGACGGCCATTACTGGGAGGTCGTGTACGGCGATATGTTTAAATTTGATGCGCAAGGTGGTTTGTTGCCCTCATCTGCGGCCGAGTGA
- a CDS encoding low temperature requirement protein A — MSETHPSQHHVTPPRRVFSKPMRARSPDEQPRASTPLELLFDLVFVVAVAFAGAGLHHALAEGHVAHGLQSYGVVFAVIWWAWMNFSWFASAYDTDDVLYRLTVFVQLLGALVIAAGMPSAFDGSFVIGTVGYTLMRVGTVAQWLRAAKNDPARRVTNMRYAKGIMAVQLCWIANLFLAPYTGLWTFFLFFTVELSIPLWAERSAQTTWHAEHIAERYGLFTIIVLGESILSASSALQAGMAAGQWNLALVWIALGGALIVFTMWWLYFDEPAHHLLTSTKAAFFWGYTHFFVFSSAAAVGAGLAVAVDHATGQAHISEMAAGAAVAVPVAVYVLSLWFVHERHRARNMFEQCLFPVGALLILGTPLLYATVLWVGVLMSVMLAMKLFVSCSDQEKIHIK, encoded by the coding sequence ATGAGCGAGACACATCCAAGCCAGCATCATGTCACACCCCCACGGCGGGTGTTTTCAAAACCCATGCGAGCCCGCTCGCCCGATGAGCAACCTCGTGCATCCACGCCATTGGAGTTGTTGTTTGATTTGGTTTTTGTGGTCGCTGTGGCTTTCGCTGGGGCTGGTTTGCACCATGCTTTGGCGGAAGGGCATGTCGCTCACGGTTTGCAAAGTTATGGTGTTGTGTTTGCTGTGATTTGGTGGGCATGGATGAATTTTTCATGGTTTGCTTCGGCGTATGACACGGACGATGTGTTGTACCGTTTAACGGTGTTTGTGCAGCTGCTCGGTGCGCTGGTGATTGCTGCAGGGATGCCGAGTGCATTTGACGGCAGCTTTGTCATTGGCACAGTGGGTTATACCTTGATGCGTGTTGGGACTGTGGCTCAATGGTTGCGGGCTGCCAAAAATGACCCTGCGCGTCGGGTCACGAACATGCGCTATGCAAAAGGTATCATGGCGGTTCAATTGTGTTGGATTGCGAATTTATTTTTGGCGCCTTATACGGGCTTGTGGACATTTTTTTTGTTTTTTACTGTTGAGCTCTCGATTCCCTTGTGGGCGGAGCGATCGGCTCAAACCACTTGGCATGCGGAGCACATCGCCGAACGCTATGGTTTATTTACCATCATTGTGTTGGGTGAGTCTATTTTGTCCGCCTCGTCGGCTTTGCAAGCGGGTATGGCAGCAGGGCAATGGAATCTGGCTTTGGTGTGGATTGCACTGGGGGGGGCGCTGATTGTGTTCACCATGTGGTGGTTGTATTTTGATGAACCCGCGCATCATTTATTGACTTCGACCAAAGCGGCTTTTTTTTGGGGCTATACGCACTTTTTTGTATTTTCTTCCGCAGCGGCTGTGGGCGCGGGTTTGGCTGTGGCGGTCGACCATGCCACAGGTCAAGCGCACATCAGTGAAATGGCGGCAGGCGCGGCGGTTGCTGTGCCTGTGGCGGTGTATGTGTTGAGTTTGTGGTTTGTGCATGAGCGTCACCGAGCACGAAACATGTTTGAGCAGTGCTTGTTTCCTGTGGGCGCATTGTTGATTCTGGGCACGCCTTTGCTGTATGCAACGGTGCTGTGGGTGGGGGTGTTGATGTCCGTGATGTTGGCGATGAAGCTGTTTGTGAGTTGTTCTGACCAAGAAAAAATACACATCAAATAA
- a CDS encoding EF-hand domain-containing protein, with amino-acid sequence MNTSLTYKRTLIASLLGMALIGSNAMAATFSDADKDGDGALTLTELKAAGMDEYAANFKNLDADKDGKVSKAEFKANR; translated from the coding sequence ATGAACACCTCACTCACATACAAACGCACACTCATCGCAAGCTTGCTTGGCATGGCCCTGATCGGCTCCAACGCCATGGCTGCGACGTTTTCTGATGCGGACAAAGATGGCGACGGTGCTTTGACATTGACTGAATTGAAAGCGGCGGGCATGGACGAATATGCCGCCAATTTTAAAAACTTGGATGCGGACAAAGACGGTAAAGTCTCGAAAGCCGAGTTTAAAGCCAACCGTTAA
- a CDS encoding pseudouridine synthase, with translation MSKTLKIGTRGDAPVNSERTRQPLRGRNRNNQSAVPARPAHTESHPSGYGDKPRGNFNDRNDRPPRRDGDAPRRDFGDRPQRSFDDKPRSNFGDRPRGNFNDRNDRPPRRDGDAPRRDFGDRPQRSFDDKPRGNFGDRPRSNFSDRNDRPPRRDGDAPRRDFGDRPQRSFDDKPRGTFGDRPRSNFSDRNDRPPRRDGDAPRRDFGDRPQRSFDDKPRGSFGDRPRSNTGERNDRPPRRDGDAPRRDFGDRPQRSFDDKPRGNFGDRPRGNFSDRNDRPPRRDGDAPRRDFGDRPQRSFDDKPRGSFGDRPRSNTGERNDRPPRRDGDAPRRDFGDRPQRSFDDKPRAPRREVEVVLREASDYAASRGREPRATDRDPNAGIRVSKYLTETGVCSRREADHYIEKGWVTVNGKRAALGQRVLPTDNIQLARQLTAAQEKRMTILINKPVGFVSGQAEDGYIPAVNLIEPASRWEGDTTSHELENVHVRGMAPAGRLDIDSTGLLVLTQDGRIAKALIGDKSEIDKEYLVRVEGELSEDGLALLNHGLELDGIPLRPAQVTWQNDDQLRFVLTEGKKRQIRRMCELVGLHVVGLKRIRIGKVTLGDLPVGQWRYLRDDEAF, from the coding sequence ATGAGCAAAACACTCAAAATCGGCACGCGTGGTGACGCGCCCGTAAACAGCGAACGCACGCGCCAGCCTCTGCGCGGCCGCAACCGCAACAATCAATCGGCCGTACCCGCGCGCCCCGCACACACCGAATCACACCCAAGCGGCTATGGTGATAAGCCACGCGGTAACTTCAATGACCGTAACGACCGTCCACCGCGCCGCGATGGCGATGCGCCTCGCCGAGATTTCGGCGATCGCCCACAACGCAGCTTTGATGACAAACCACGTAGCAACTTTGGCGACCGCCCTCGTGGCAACTTCAACGACCGCAATGACCGTCCACCGCGCCGCGATGGTGATGCGCCTCGCCGAGATTTCGGCGATCGCCCACAACGCAGCTTTGATGACAAACCACGTGGCAACTTTGGCGACCGCCCTCGCAGCAACTTCAGCGACCGTAACGACCGCCCACCGCGCCGTGATGGCGATGCACCTCGCCGAGATTTCGGTGATCGCCCGCAACGCAGCTTTGATGACAAACCACGCGGTACTTTTGGCGACCGTCCTCGCAGCAACTTCAGCGACCGTAACGACCGTCCACCGCGCCGCGATGGCGATGCGCCTCGCCGAGATTTCGGTGATCGCCCACAACGCAGCTTTGATGACAAACCACGTGGTAGTTTTGGTGACCGCCCTCGCAGCAACACAGGTGAACGCAATGACCGCCCACCTCGCCGCGATGGTGATGCGCCTCGCCGAGATTTCGGTGATCGCCCGCAACGCAGCTTTGATGACAAACCACGTGGCAACTTTGGCGACCGTCCTCGCGGCAACTTCAGCGACCGTAACGACCGCCCACCGCGCCGCGATGGTGATGCACCTCGCCGAGATTTCGGTGATCGCCCACAACGCAGTTTCGATGACAAACCACGCGGTAGTTTTGGCGACCGTCCTCGCAGCAACACAGGTGAACGCAATGACCGTCCACCTCGCCGCGATGGTGATGCGCCTCGCCGAGATTTCGGTGATCGCCCGCAACGCAGCTTTGATGACAAACCACGCGCACCACGTCGTGAAGTTGAAGTCGTGTTACGCGAAGCTTCTGATTACGCTGCATCACGTGGTCGCGAGCCACGTGCGACTGACCGCGATCCCAATGCAGGCATCCGTGTTTCAAAATACCTGACCGAAACAGGCGTGTGCTCACGCCGCGAAGCCGATCATTACATCGAAAAAGGCTGGGTCACGGTCAATGGTAAACGCGCAGCCCTCGGACAACGTGTGTTGCCCACAGACAACATCCAATTGGCTCGTCAGCTGACTGCGGCTCAAGAAAAACGCATGACCATTTTGATCAACAAACCCGTTGGTTTTGTTTCAGGTCAGGCAGAAGATGGTTACATTCCTGCGGTCAATTTAATTGAGCCGGCATCACGCTGGGAGGGTGACACCACGTCACACGAACTGGAAAATGTGCACGTGCGCGGCATGGCACCCGCGGGGCGTTTGGACATTGATTCCACGGGCTTATTGGTGTTGACCCAAGATGGTCGCATTGCCAAAGCGCTGATCGGCGATAAAAGTGAAATCGATAAAGAATACCTCGTGCGGGTCGAAGGCGAGTTAAGCGAAGATGGTTTGGCTTTGCTCAACCATGGTTTGGAGCTTGATGGCATTCCATTGCGCCCCGCTCAAGTGACTTGGCAAAATGACGATCAGTTGCGCTTTGTGCTGACAGAAGGTAAAAAACGCCAAATTCGCCGCATGTGTGAGTTGGTTGGATTGCATGTTGTGGGCTTGAAGCGGATCCGCATCGGGAAAGTCACCCTCGGTGATTTGCCTGTGGGCCAATGGCGTTATTTGCGCGATGATGAAGCGTTTTAA
- a CDS encoding PLP-dependent cysteine synthase family protein: protein MTWIQHAIQTIAADYQRSADTHLIRLPLAAFPQIDFYFKDESTHPTGSLKHRLARSLFLYALCNGWIKQDTTIIESSSGSTAVSEAYFARMLGLPFIAVMPRSTSEDKVQAIEFYGGQCHFVDHAADIVPTSQRLAHELKGHFMDQFTYAERATDWRGNNNIAESIFKQMHHETHPIPRYIVIGAGTGGTSATIGRYVRYERFDTKICVTDPENSVFFPYWQTGDASLTSALGSRIEGIGRPRVEASFIRSLVDDMIAVPDCASIAAMRVLSKLLNRRVGPSTGTNFYAVLQLAQGMRERDETGSIVSLICDSGERYRASHHCDEWLEKNHLLWGVQHQEQLMHSNLKLKKNDGV from the coding sequence ATGACGTGGATACAACACGCGATTCAAACCATTGCCGCAGACTATCAACGCTCGGCAGACACCCATTTGATTCGTTTGCCTTTGGCGGCATTCCCTCAAATTGATTTTTATTTTAAAGATGAATCAACCCACCCAACGGGCAGTTTGAAACATCGCCTCGCGCGTTCTTTATTTTTATACGCCTTGTGCAACGGCTGGATCAAACAAGACACCACCATCATCGAGTCATCGAGTGGGTCAACGGCCGTGTCGGAAGCGTATTTTGCACGCATGTTGGGCTTACCTTTCATTGCAGTCATGCCGCGCAGCACCAGTGAGGACAAAGTGCAGGCGATTGAATTTTATGGCGGCCAATGCCATTTTGTCGACCATGCGGCGGACATTGTGCCGACATCGCAACGCTTGGCGCACGAGCTCAAAGGCCATTTTATGGATCAATTCACCTATGCCGAGCGTGCCACCGATTGGCGCGGCAACAACAACATCGCTGAGTCCATTTTTAAACAAATGCACCATGAAACACACCCCATCCCTCGTTATATTGTCATTGGCGCGGGCACCGGCGGCACCAGTGCGACCATTGGGCGTTATGTACGCTACGAACGTTTTGACACAAAAATTTGCGTCACTGACCCTGAAAACTCCGTATTTTTCCCTTATTGGCAAACGGGTGATGCCTCGCTCACATCGGCTTTGGGTTCACGCATCGAAGGCATCGGCCGCCCCCGCGTTGAAGCGTCATTCATCCGCAGCTTGGTTGACGACATGATTGCCGTGCCTGATTGCGCCAGCATCGCAGCGATGCGTGTGTTATCAAAATTGCTCAACCGCCGCGTCGGGCCATCGACAGGCACAAACTTCTACGCCGTGTTGCAATTGGCACAAGGAATGCGCGAGCGCGACGAAACGGGTTCGATTGTCAGCTTGATTTGTGACTCAGGCGAGCGCTATCGTGCATCGCACCATTGTGATGAGTGGCTAGAAAAAAATCATTTGCTATGGGGGGTTCAACATCAAGAACAACTGATGCACTCCAACCTAAAACTCAAAAAGAATGACGGTGTTTAA
- a CDS encoding calcium-binding protein: MALGINVNGTISNDTLSGLAYDDTLMGLAGDDILYGRAGNDLLYGGDGFDSIFGGTDNDVVYGDAGDDSLDGGSGDDVLYGGADNDTVIGGTGFDKLFGDDGNDSLNGGSEKDTLYGGAGNDTLLGGTGTDMLYGGDGDDSLNGGGSDGFYESSMTYESLYGGNGNDVLRGGSSGLGVSLLYGEAGNDILYSGFSGSNLNGGIGNDRLIGSSSNDVFSFDGEFGRDTVVGMVSATPDAATFSGQSINQLWFTKTGNNLMVSAIGTNNNVTFSNWYLSDQYRTNIVSTLDNKLVRLDQINNLVSAMAALTPPSAGQTTLTQGYLDALSPVIQAAWGPAISPT, from the coding sequence ATGGCATTGGGTATTAATGTTAATGGAACCATCAGCAATGACACGTTATCAGGCTTGGCGTATGACGATACATTGATGGGTTTGGCTGGGGATGACATACTTTATGGGCGTGCTGGTAATGATTTGTTGTATGGGGGGGACGGTTTTGACAGCATTTTTGGCGGTACAGACAACGATGTGGTGTATGGCGATGCAGGGGATGATTCTTTGGATGGCGGCTCTGGTGATGACGTACTCTATGGCGGGGCGGACAATGACACCGTCATCGGAGGAACTGGGTTTGATAAGTTGTTTGGAGATGACGGTAACGACTCTTTAAACGGTGGTTCAGAAAAAGACACGCTGTATGGCGGTGCTGGAAATGACACATTGTTAGGAGGCACTGGGACGGACATGTTATATGGTGGTGATGGGGACGACTCATTGAACGGTGGTGGCAGCGATGGGTTTTATGAATCTTCCATGACTTATGAGTCGTTGTATGGCGGAAATGGTAATGATGTCTTGCGAGGTGGTTCTAGTGGTCTTGGCGTGAGTTTATTATATGGTGAGGCGGGTAACGACATTTTATACAGCGGTTTTTCGGGTAGCAATCTAAATGGGGGGATTGGCAATGATCGCTTAATTGGATCATCATCCAATGATGTGTTCTCATTTGATGGGGAGTTTGGGCGGGATACGGTGGTGGGCATGGTAAGTGCAACACCAGACGCTGCAACATTCAGCGGGCAAAGTATAAACCAGCTGTGGTTCACTAAAACGGGTAATAATTTAATGGTATCTGCTATTGGTACAAATAATAACGTTACTTTTAGTAACTGGTATTTGAGTGACCAATATCGGACGAACATCGTGTCGACATTGGACAATAAGCTTGTTCGTTTGGATCAAATCAATAATTTGGTTTCAGCTATGGCGGCATTGACACCGCCAAGTGCTGGGCAGACTACTTTAACTCAAGGTTATTTAGATGCGTTGAGTCCAGTGATACAAGCTGCTTGGGGACCCGCTATCAGTCCAACATAA
- a CDS encoding lyase, translating into MIAVPDAGSIATMSVLPNLLNRRIGFRRALIYAALQLAQTMREHNEAGSIVNLICNLSERYRKTPLCGMTKKCALRDNV; encoded by the coding sequence ATGATTGCAGTGCCCGATGCAGGCAGCATTGCCACCATGAGTGTATTACCAAACTTACTGAATCGCCGCATCGGCTTTCGACGGGCACTAATTTATGCCGCACTGCAATTGGCTCAAACCATGAGGGAGCACAATGAGGCGGGTTCAATTGTCAACTTGATTTGCAACTTGAGTGAGCGATACCGCAAAACCCCATTGTGTGGAATGACTAAAAAATGCGCATTGCGCGATAACGTCTAA
- the trhP gene encoding prephenate-dependent tRNA uridine(34) hydroxylase TrhP, giving the protein MTMNTELLLPAGTLDKMRAAYDFGADAVYAGQPRYSLRARNNDFNNKTLKIGIDEAHARGKKLYVASNIMPHNSKIKTYLSDMEPIIEMKPDALIMADPGLIMMVRDKWPEQAIHLSVQANTVNYMAVKFWQRMGVERIILSRELSIDEIAQIRQECPDMELEVFVHGALCIAYSGRCLLSGYFNHRDPNQGTCTNSCRWDYKMHDTANTDSGDVQVIQFDLNQAWEESNDAFADITDIKRHPLANKTYLIEEATRVGEMMPILEDEHGTYIMNSKDLRAIQHVQKLIEVGVDSLKIEGRTKSLYYVARTAQTYRRAIDDAIAGRPFNPELYAELEGLANRGYTDGFLQRHTSQETQNYISGYSSAKSSQYVGDVTAIDEAGWATIDVKNKFKVGDTLEIIHPSGNHIVQLSSMRKNDQEITEASGGGHVVQIPNMLGKEKALLARIL; this is encoded by the coding sequence ATGACCATGAACACTGAATTACTGCTCCCCGCAGGCACCTTAGACAAAATGCGCGCTGCCTATGATTTCGGCGCTGATGCCGTTTATGCGGGACAACCGCGCTACTCTTTACGTGCGCGCAACAACGATTTCAATAACAAAACGTTAAAAATCGGCATTGATGAAGCCCATGCACGCGGTAAAAAACTGTATGTCGCCTCAAACATCATGCCGCACAACAGCAAAATCAAAACCTACCTATCGGACATGGAACCAATCATCGAAATGAAGCCTGATGCATTGATCATGGCCGACCCCGGTTTAATCATGATGGTGCGTGACAAATGGCCTGAGCAGGCGATCCACTTGTCTGTGCAAGCGAACACGGTCAATTACATGGCGGTTAAATTTTGGCAACGCATGGGGGTCGAACGCATCATTTTGTCACGCGAATTGTCGATTGATGAAATCGCCCAGATTCGCCAAGAATGCCCCGATATGGAACTGGAAGTGTTTGTACACGGCGCTTTGTGCATCGCTTACTCAGGGCGTTGCTTGCTGTCAGGCTATTTCAACCACCGCGACCCCAACCAAGGCACGTGCACCAACTCCTGCCGCTGGGATTACAAAATGCACGACACCGCCAACACCGATTCAGGCGATGTGCAAGTGATTCAATTTGATTTGAATCAAGCATGGGAAGAGTCCAACGATGCTTTTGCCGACATCACCGACATCAAACGTCACCCGCTGGCGAATAAAACCTACCTCATCGAGGAGGCCACGCGTGTGGGTGAAATGATGCCCATTTTGGAGGATGAGCACGGCACTTACATCATGAACTCCAAAGATTTGCGCGCGATTCAGCATGTGCAAAAATTAATTGAAGTCGGTGTCGATTCGCTCAAAATCGAAGGCCGCACCAAGTCGCTGTACTATGTGGCACGCACGGCACAAACCTACCGTCGCGCCATTGACGATGCGATCGCGGGTCGCCCATTTAACCCCGAGCTGTATGCGGAACTTGAAGGCCTTGCCAACCGTGGTTACACCGATGGCTTCTTGCAACGCCACACCTCACAAGAAACACAAAACTACATCAGCGGCTATTCCAGCGCAAAAAGCAGTCAATATGTGGGTGATGTGACCGCGATTGATGAAGCGGGCTGGGCAACGATTGATGTCAAAAACAAATTCAAAGTGGGCGACACCCTGGAAATCATCCACCCCTCAGGCAACCACATTGTTCAGTTAAGCTCAATGCGTAAAAATGATCAAGAGATCACCGAAGCATCGGGTGGTGGGCATGTTGTGCAAATTCCAAACATGTTAGGCAAAGAAAAAGCATTGCTCGCACGAATTTTATAA
- a CDS encoding barstar family protein, with amino-acid sequence MNDRLNVVWADVAGKMNDVSRDQLPAYLTLCVDDLGSDIVVVDLRPVSGQPEAMSLMAQRLAFPDYFGGNLDALFDVVSERVAVDVASQNSTPQTWLFKSSAAQSKMLFPIADTLRDAMSESAGVAVSVLWMTLS; translated from the coding sequence ATGAATGACCGTTTGAATGTGGTGTGGGCGGATGTCGCAGGTAAAATGAATGATGTTTCTCGTGATCAATTGCCCGCATATTTGACTTTGTGCGTCGATGATCTGGGCAGTGACATTGTGGTGGTGGATCTGCGTCCTGTCAGTGGACAGCCCGAGGCCATGAGTTTGATGGCGCAGCGCTTGGCGTTTCCAGATTACTTTGGTGGTAATCTGGATGCGTTGTTTGATGTGGTGAGTGAGCGAGTGGCGGTGGATGTGGCCTCACAGAACAGCACACCACAAACATGGTTGTTCAAAAGTTCAGCGGCACAGAGCAAAATGCTATTTCCCATTGCCGATACGTTGCGTGATGCCATGAGTGAAAGCGCGGGTGTGGCTGTGAGTGTGTTGTGGATGACTTTGAGCTGA
- a CDS encoding ribonuclease domain-containing protein encodes MKRIHGLSAVLGMVFTLGLVGACNAWQASHNQTSTSSSSSMGAVFGGASTSSGRSQDSQSSGASSGSKGASTYANTGSTAGGDYATIRFRSLPPEAQEVIGKIKARSDFPYRQDGQVFSNREGVLPAQARGYYHEYTVITPGAGNRGARRVIAGSGTTGDVATAGEYYYTADHYRTFNRVTE; translated from the coding sequence ATGAAGCGCATTCATGGTTTAAGTGCAGTGCTGGGGATGGTGTTTACCTTGGGTTTGGTTGGGGCTTGCAATGCTTGGCAAGCCAGCCACAACCAAACCTCGACCTCATCCTCTTCCTCAATGGGAGCCGTTTTTGGAGGGGCAAGTACGTCTTCGGGGCGCAGCCAAGACAGCCAAAGTTCGGGTGCTTCGAGTGGATCGAAAGGCGCAAGCACGTATGCGAATACGGGGAGCACCGCTGGGGGTGATTACGCCACCATCCGTTTTCGCAGTTTGCCTCCTGAGGCTCAGGAAGTGATAGGTAAAATCAAAGCACGCAGTGATTTTCCTTACCGACAAGATGGTCAAGTGTTTAGCAACCGAGAGGGCGTATTGCCCGCGCAAGCCAGAGGTTATTACCATGAATACACGGTGATCACGCCAGGTGCTGGCAATCGAGGGGCACGTCGGGTGATTGCAGGTTCAGGAACAACAGGGGATGTGGCGACGGCTGGTGAGTATTACTATACGGCGGATCATTACCGTACTTTTAACCGTGTGACAGAATGA